One Maribacter cobaltidurans genomic window carries:
- a CDS encoding efflux RND transporter permease subunit — translation MFKKFIKRPVLAIVISVMIVFTGLLAIKQLPISQFPEIAPTTVNIFIAYPGASADVLVNSTLIPLETAINGVQGMRYLASDATSAGEGTVRVIFEPGTDPNRAVVMVKTRVDQVMPNLPELVQREGVVITPVQPSMLMYVNLFDKNGKNDEKFLYNYAYTKIIPEIQRINGIASAQILGSRKYAMRVWLKPDRMRAYNVSAEEVMEAMQDQSIIARPGRLGQSSGIRSQSLEYVLTYVGRYNQPEQYKEIIVRANAEGETITLGDIADVELGSEFFDIYSNLDGHPSASIILKQTLGSNGKDVIDQVKAKLVDLKQELPPGLDYSINYDVANFLDASIEQVLHTLRDAFILVAIVVFLFLGDWRSTLIPIIAVPVSLIGAFFVMQLFDLSINLITLFALVLAIGIVVDNAIVVVEAVHVKMEEEKLNPFKASKEVLGEIGGAIIAITLVMVSVFIPISFMTGPVGVFYRQFSITMAGSIVISAVVALTLTPVLCAIMLKNNHGKKRKSPVDKFIDWFNKGFERLTGGYVGLLNKIVARRVVTFGILIAFCVGIFFTNESLPAGFIPNEDQGMIYAIIQTPPGSTLERTNEVARKLQKICEETEGVESVSSLAGYEIMTEGRGSNAGTCLINLKPWSERHHSVHEIMEELEEETQNLGARIEYFEPPAVPGFGSSGGFSMRLLDKTNSTDYQAFGKINDDFMDALGKREELTGLFSFFSANYPQYELKINNKIAMQKGVSIGKAMENLNILIGSTYEQGFILYGRFFKVYTQSAPEYRALPSDLEKLFVKNEEGEMVPYSAFMSLEKKLGPNEITRYNLYNSATINGLPAPGYTTGDAINAIREVAAESLPRGYDIAWEGLSFDEANRGNESLYIFIVVLIFVYFVLAAQYESFLLPFAVILSLPVGVFGSFALLKFMGLANDVYAQIGVIMLVGLLGKNAVLIVEFAVQKHRQGATVLEAAIEGSRARFRPILMTSFAFIAGLIPLVVATGAGAIGNRTIGGSALGGMLIGTIGGVLVIPGLYYIFAKMSEGKSLIRDEVSEPVSEEFMRMSEEESKTKAALREMRKLLKKLTKRKDDE, via the coding sequence ATGTTCAAAAAATTTATTAAAAGACCGGTGTTGGCTATTGTCATATCGGTTATGATAGTTTTCACAGGCCTTTTGGCCATCAAACAATTGCCCATATCCCAATTCCCGGAAATTGCCCCAACGACTGTTAACATTTTCATTGCTTATCCAGGGGCCAGTGCCGATGTATTGGTAAACTCTACCTTAATTCCTTTGGAAACGGCCATCAATGGTGTTCAGGGAATGCGCTATTTGGCTTCTGATGCTACCAGTGCCGGTGAAGGAACCGTACGTGTCATCTTTGAACCGGGAACGGATCCCAATAGGGCGGTTGTAATGGTAAAGACTAGGGTAGACCAGGTAATGCCAAACTTACCCGAACTGGTTCAGAGAGAAGGGGTGGTAATTACTCCCGTTCAGCCCAGTATGCTTATGTATGTCAACCTATTTGATAAGAATGGCAAAAATGACGAAAAATTCCTATACAACTATGCCTATACCAAAATCATTCCTGAAATACAGCGTATAAATGGTATTGCAAGTGCCCAAATATTGGGTAGCCGAAAATATGCCATGCGGGTTTGGCTCAAACCGGACCGTATGCGCGCGTATAATGTTTCGGCCGAAGAAGTTATGGAGGCCATGCAAGACCAAAGTATTATTGCACGCCCAGGACGATTAGGACAAAGTTCCGGTATAAGGTCCCAGTCGTTGGAATATGTTCTTACCTATGTAGGTAGGTACAACCAACCAGAACAATACAAAGAGATTATTGTTAGGGCCAATGCCGAAGGGGAAACGATTACCTTAGGAGATATTGCCGATGTTGAACTGGGAAGTGAATTCTTTGATATCTATTCCAATCTGGACGGACATCCTTCCGCTTCCATTATCTTAAAACAGACTTTAGGAAGTAACGGTAAGGATGTTATAGATCAAGTGAAGGCCAAATTGGTAGACCTTAAACAAGAACTACCCCCGGGATTGGATTATAGTATCAACTACGATGTGGCCAACTTCTTGGATGCTTCCATTGAACAGGTGCTCCATACTTTAAGGGATGCCTTTATCTTAGTGGCCATTGTGGTATTCCTATTCTTGGGTGACTGGAGGTCTACTCTTATTCCAATTATAGCGGTACCCGTATCCTTGATAGGGGCATTCTTCGTGATGCAGTTATTTGACCTTTCCATCAACCTGATTACTCTGTTTGCCTTGGTATTGGCGATTGGTATCGTGGTGGATAACGCCATTGTGGTAGTGGAGGCCGTTCACGTTAAAATGGAGGAAGAAAAACTAAATCCATTTAAGGCTTCCAAAGAGGTACTTGGGGAAATAGGTGGAGCCATTATTGCCATTACCTTGGTTATGGTATCCGTTTTTATCCCTATTTCATTTATGACCGGGCCCGTTGGAGTATTCTATCGGCAATTTTCCATTACCATGGCTGGATCTATCGTAATCTCGGCAGTGGTGGCCTTGACCCTTACACCTGTTCTTTGTGCCATCATGCTTAAGAACAACCATGGTAAAAAAAGAAAATCCCCTGTAGACAAATTTATTGACTGGTTCAACAAAGGTTTTGAACGTCTTACGGGAGGTTATGTTGGGCTATTAAACAAAATCGTGGCGAGAAGAGTTGTCACCTTTGGAATACTTATCGCTTTTTGCGTTGGTATATTCTTTACCAATGAATCGCTTCCCGCAGGATTTATCCCAAACGAGGATCAAGGAATGATCTATGCCATTATCCAAACACCTCCGGGCTCTACCTTGGAGCGTACCAATGAAGTTGCCCGTAAACTTCAGAAAATATGTGAAGAAACAGAAGGTGTGGAATCGGTTTCTTCTTTGGCTGGTTATGAAATTATGACAGAAGGTAGGGGTTCCAATGCCGGTACCTGTTTGATCAACTTAAAACCATGGTCAGAACGTCATCATTCCGTTCACGAGATTATGGAAGAATTGGAGGAAGAAACCCAAAATCTTGGGGCAAGGATTGAGTATTTTGAACCTCCTGCCGTACCCGGATTTGGATCTTCCGGAGGTTTCTCCATGCGTTTGTTGGACAAGACCAACTCAACAGATTATCAAGCATTCGGGAAGATTAATGATGATTTCATGGATGCGTTGGGCAAACGTGAGGAATTGACCGGTCTCTTCTCTTTCTTCTCGGCAAACTATCCGCAGTATGAACTGAAAATAAACAATAAGATTGCCATGCAAAAAGGAGTTTCCATTGGAAAAGCCATGGAAAACCTTAACATTCTTATAGGTAGTACCTACGAACAGGGATTTATACTTTATGGAAGGTTCTTCAAGGTATATACCCAGTCAGCTCCAGAGTACAGGGCCCTTCCTTCGGATTTGGAAAAACTGTTCGTAAAGAATGAAGAAGGGGAAATGGTACCCTACTCGGCGTTCATGAGCTTGGAAAAAAAGTTGGGTCCCAACGAAATTACGAGGTATAACCTATACAATTCAGCAACTATAAATGGACTTCCCGCCCCCGGTTATACTACAGGGGATGCCATTAATGCCATCAGGGAAGTAGCCGCTGAGTCCTTACCTCGTGGCTACGATATTGCCTGGGAGGGTCTTTCTTTCGACGAAGCGAATAGAGGAAATGAATCGCTTTACATTTTTATAGTAGTGCTCATTTTCGTGTATTTCGTTTTGGCTGCCCAATATGAAAGCTTTTTATTACCGTTCGCGGTTATACTCTCTTTGCCCGTGGGTGTATTTGGTTCTTTTGCCTTATTGAAATTCATGGGCTTGGCCAATGACGTATATGCACAGATCGGTGTAATTATGCTGGTTGGGCTTTTGGGTAAAAATGCGGTATTGATCGTGGAATTTGCCGTGCAGAAGCACAGGCAAGGCGCGACTGTCCTTGAAGCGGCCATTGAGGGCTCCAGGGCCAGATTTAGACCTATCCTCATGACCTCCTTTGCATTTATTGCCGGGCTTATTCCATTGGTAGTAGCCACAGGGGCAGGAGCCATTGGAAACAGGACCATTGGTGGTTCCGCCTTAGGTGGAATGCTTATAGGAACCATCGGAGGAGTCTTGGTGATACCCGGACTTTACTACATTTTCGCTAAAATGTCCGAAGGCAAAAGCCTTATAAGAGATGAGGTCTCTGAACCCGTTTCCGAAGAGTTTATGAGAATGTCAGAAGAAGAAAGCAAAACTAAAGCTGCGCTTAGGGAAATGAGAAAACTCTTGAAAAAATTAACCAAAAGAAAAGACGATGAATAA